Part of the Musa acuminata AAA Group cultivar baxijiao chromosome BXJ2-7, Cavendish_Baxijiao_AAA, whole genome shotgun sequence genome is shown below.
TTGTTCGTTCCGGTCGCTGCTGTTCGTGTCACCTTGTTTGCCAtatccatgtatgtccatgtcgtcGCAGTGATGTGGTAGGACGCCGAAGCTTTATGCTGTCTAGTGATGTGTGTTTCGACTCTGGTAGTAATGTTTCCATGTCTGGGAAAGTATACCTACCTGTCGCACGTGTCCCGTACACGTTTTATTGGTGCAGATGCTTCCGGCTTGGCTTCTCTCACGAGAGGGCACTTTTCCCACGCCACATACAAGTGACAAGGAAATAGAGCCCCTGAAAAGTTAAAGTTCTTTATCTGTCATATAAAACTAAGCaggaattttctttttttgtttaggGAAAAAGGTATATACGACACGAGATAAATCTGGTAGGTGGAATAATtaccataataaaattatatcaatTTCGCCATTTCCAATTACCAGATTAAGAGTCGGTGTCAATTTTTCCTTTGTTTCGAAGGACCAGCCAATCACCGAGCTAATACGCCATCCATGACGCGGAAGCCTATATGTAAATTGACGAGCCAATCTTTTTGGGGGTGAACTctcggaaaacaaaaaaaaaaaatcataagtttaaatttttttcaaataatatcttattttttaattttttttcaaattattttttacatAAACATTCTATGTAGACGAATAAGATTGGTATGAATGCTCGTGATATCCGTAAGATTTGATAAGGGTATAAAGATGATAACGACACAAAGAGGAGGTACCAATGGGTCCAAAAATAAAATGTTCTTTTCACATAtccaaaaatgctttatgaaaattcTTTAAAGTTAAGATGCTatctaaaaaattcttaaaaacaaaagttttttttttcaaaaatttgctcATCCTTTTTTCATACTTAGCATGAAATTTATACAAAGTTAACAAGAAAAATATACTTAATTTAACAAATAATTTCACATAAAAGTGCAGAAagaaagagagcgagagagagaaacCAATATAAGATGCCTTTCTTCCTCTAGAAGGGCTTCCGCTGAGAGAATTAATTGTCGTTCTTGATTGTCCAAGCCAATAGGAAAAATAGTTGGAGGTACATCGGAAGTATAAAAAAGATCATCAGGAAGTAAATCTAGCACATGAGTGTAAATTAGCTCAGTTTCAAGAAATCTTGACATCCACAGATGGGTTATAATTGAAGAAATGCACAAGGAATGGATACATCTAGAAATGCTCTGTTGGATGCCGAAATGCACACCAATCAGAAATTTTCAGTTTCCTTGTTTATTTTTAAGAGCTTTCATGAGAAAAGAATCTTCATTGTATCAATGTTTGCTTGATTCATGGAAGAACAGCTTTCACCTCCTTCCTATCAGCACCAAACACCTGTAAGCAAAAACGCAGTGTCAATCCAACTTTGCaaccaaaaaatattgcaaagaaAATGCATATCGAAGTTAGCAATCTTACTAGATTGATTGTATACTTGTAAATAAGTTTCAATGAGCTAATTTGTGCCACAATGACAATAAAGATGAACTAATACCGTCCAAAGCTCACTCTGAGAAATAATAAACACTAATTCCTTCAGACAAACTACAAGTATGCTCACTCACCTCTGCACCAAAACCCTTTACATATACATTGGTAAATAGCTCAGAAGGATCAGGCATTGGGATTTCCTGAAAATTGGAGTAAGAGAATCTGATGAGCGGAAGGAAAATGTTATTTTAATCTTAATCCAAACATTATAGCCGAATTCCAATATAGTAGgcaccttcgcttgagcaatggcATCGTCTACTTCCTTCCTGACTTCTTTCTCGATATCCTGCACAAACATTTGTAGAACATATTGAATATTCCAGTGGAGAGAGGGAGTATGACTAGCCCTTATTTTGTGTAAGGGCTCCTTTAGAAAAATGTTATAGGGATATGTACCTTGAGCTCAGAGGCAGTGGCTACCTCATTGGACAATATCAACTTCCTGATTCTTTCAATAGGATCACGCTCCTACGAGTGGCATAATCAACATATATTGGTAAAAGACTTGCATGAGAGGAATCAATCCCATGGATGGCTCCAAAAGTCGAATCCAACTAACCTGCCTCACGCCAGTGATCTCATCACGGGTGCGATAAGTGCTTCCAGGATCTGACATGGAATGACCGTGGTACCTGTAAGTGTCCATCTCAAGAATCTGCATGATGAAACAACAaatgagaagagaaaaagaaacaaatcATCTCCTTGAATGAATAAAAAAAGAAGCGTAAAACTTTACATACAACCTCTATGATTACAGTACATGTTTTACAAGCTATGATCTCGTACAAGAATGCTAGCCAAAATTTCTAATCTGCAAATGCTATCATGTGAAACAACTTGTTTCCCAAGTATGTTAATCATGTATCTGTTGACTGGTGACtaatattcataataaaaaaagaaacccAGATGATCCCTGGACAAACAGGATATCCATATTTGTTTCCGTAGCAGGTGTGAAATATACCATGTCCATGACTATACAAAGTACATAATAAATACGTGTAAAATTCCTAACAAAGTAGCTTAAGTGATGTGGATCTTGATAAATGGAATATTCTTTTATGGCTCATCGAGGCCTTTGGTGCAAAAAATTCTCACCTGTCACATCACTAGTATCTCGGGCAAAATCATGAGTTATACAAAAATACATAGTAGCACCACTTACTTCTATTCCTATGATGCTTCAGTATTATTTGAAACTGAGCATAAAGGACACACAGAACACAAGCATTACATGTTCTTTGCTTCTGGCAACACATCAGGTCTTATTCATGATTTTCGCTTTATGTCTACGAGGACAGCACACGAACAGTTCTACTAAAGGAGTGATGATAAAATACAGAAATCTAGGTACTCGGGTCCAAGTAAAAagaataaaatgaaagaaaacaTCCTAGATCAAAATGCTAACTCACAACCAGAGAATCCTGAACTAGAATATAGAAACTTTTACATACCTTCACTAGTCTGTACAAGGATGGATCATCAGGTGAGCAAAAGTATAATCacttaatattacatattttgaaGGTCTTGCAATGTCAATGATGGAATGGATTGcattattcattaaataattgtaTCTCTTTGATTAGATGGTATCAGTTCTAGTAAGTGGTGTTGCACTTTGATGTAGCCGGGGATAATTCTCGAAGTATGATGTGTATAGCTCGTgaacatcatctctctctctctctctctctctctctctctctctctctctctctctctctctctcatgttgtTTCAAAGCTCTTTTCCCCATCTAACAAATATCGATTTCATTCTTTATCACAATAGATGTTGATTACCAAATATTCCTATTTATGGCAGCTCATCCAGATGTCATTGATTATACAAGGTGCATAATGAATCGATCCTTCATGCCTTTGCAAATTTACaattatttttaaatcataaaaaaggtTTTGGAtgattatgatgacaatcaaaatATTACTACTTATGTCAATACCAGTAATAGGAATGATAAGTTCAAAATACCAATCAGGTATTGATTGTGGCAATCTATTAAACCAGTAAGTAGTGGTCAATGAGCTTCAAAAGGAAAGTTAAAATATTCATTGAAGTTCATGTGCTACATGGTATGGCAACATATTAGTCCAAATTAGGACCACTAGGCAATAGAAACCATTAGTTGTGTTGGTGCCAGCATTAAGATTTGATGTCTCAAATAAACAACACAAAAGTTTAGCAACTTGGTTACATGTAAGCTTGAAAGCTCGCATACTTGAAAGCCAGATGGGAACAACTACTTATTCAATCCTAAAGAAGTTGCcctaaaaaaagaggaaaaagaataaaagatgcACTAACAAAACAGTATGTATGAATAGACTATTGAAACagtatgtataaatatgtagGTGAGAATATCAAAGGGGTAAATTTCCATTTGGCTTGTGAGTACCTCCAGTTCCTCAGCACTTGAGACCAAAATTACATACCGCATTCTTCAATCTTCGAAACTAATTTGTCCAATTATAAATTCTAGTAAGACCAGAATATGTCTCTGACAGATGATATATCTTCAAATAATGAAGCAGTAGAATGGGAGGAAGATAAACATGTGCCATAGAGAATAAAAAAACATTGGACCAACTTCCTGAATACATAGTCAGAGAGATTATGTCACAGTTCTAAGTTTCATGAATATGAAAATCAGAAGATTAAATGGTAATACACAGATAATTGTTGTATCTGGAAGCTTCAGAATCTATCACCTTAATGAAACATTAGTGTAATTATCTTTATTACTCATCATTCTCTGTACATTAATAGGTCCAATCTGAAACAATTAAAGATGCTTCTAAgtcatagaaaaagaaaaaaccattTTTGAAATTGATCTCTAAACATGTGGAAAACTTCTAGCTGAATGAGAGTTAAATTTAAAAGGCTAACACTCACAATGGGTCCATTTTGCAAAGCATACTCCTTTGCAAATTTGCATGCTTGCTTAACAGCAAGAACATCCATTCCATCAACCTGTTCAGGAAAGCACTGTATTAGGAGAAGATAAACTAATTTTAAAACATTGATTCTTTTCAAGTAATATACTCTTAGTTTTAATCCTGACAGCCCCTTCGATGATAGACACTAGATATGCCATTTTCCTGCACAGCACCTAAGACACTTGTGATCTATTTTCAAGGCGAACATATTTTGCAAAATATAGAATCTGACTGAAGTCAACCAAACAGACAAAATGTGCTGACTATGTATAGTAATCATAATCAAACATGTGCAAAAAATTGATGTATACTGATCCTGAACCACTGTGGACACTAATGAGGACGTTATACACACTATGATATTTCTGGTGTGCTCAATCATGTCATATACTTAAGTGCCAGTTCCAACACCACCACTATGTTCTGCGGTTTTGCGTCATGGAATCTGCAAACAATAGGCACCAGCATGGACCTATACACCAAGACTTGAACGTACACGCAATAGAGATCCCTCACATCACCCTATCCTCTCAGGACTCTAACCCCTGCTTATCTCTCTTTTTGAaaatgtataaaatatatatactcAAAGAAATCAATAACCATGCATGTTTTTCACAACCACTAATCATGCATGGTTAAGAAATAGCACATTCATCCTTGCTTTTGATGACATATAACAGAGCTCTCTCCATGCCTTAATCTCACATAGCAATTACCATCATTATATTTGTTTGAATGCCTTTTTGGATAGTTTACACTCTCTTGTTATATGCAATTTGTCATCATCACCAACTCCTGTTTCCTTCTTAACCCGATATATACACTGCTGTTCTACCAAACATGAGAAAGAAGTGAGCGAAAATGCTAGTTCTCATTGCACCATTTATTAGTTCTTAGTAAGAAGTAGAATCTCTTGCAACATAAAACGAATTTCTGATCAAGCAATGAAATCTTATATATCTACAACcgatttaattttgattgataTATTAACACAGTCAAAGAAGTCTGGACCAAAAAGAAGAATAAAGTAACTTGTGACATCCAAGGGCATATTTCATTTATGATAAAAGATGAATGATGTAATAGAAAATAACGAGGATTTCATCCAAGTCACCTTCAAACCAGGGACGTAATCCCCTCTTTTGTAATAGGCAGGGCTCTTCGCGGCCCTCCATTCGGCTGTTCCCATTCCATCTGCAAAAGTACAAACGCAATTAGCTCATCAACAAAGGAAAACCTGGTTTTCCTTCCACCCGCGCCTAGTCATCTCGTACTCACAGTGATTGTTCTCGCAGACCAAAATGACCGGCAAGTCCCAAAGCGCCGAGATGTTGAGGGCCTCAAACAGCTGTCCTTGGTTCGCAGCCCCGTCACCATACAACGCAAAAGAAACGGTCCCCTCCTTGGTGTACTTCTGGGCGAAGGCAAGGCCGCATCCAAGCGGCACCTGGGCGCCAACGATCCCGTGGCCACCGAAGAATCCCGAATCCTTCTTGTAAAAGTGCATCGACCCGCCCTTTCCCTTGGAGCACCCGGAGCGGCGGCCCATGAGCTCGGCGTAGGACTCGACGAGAGACCCTCCGCGGGCGAGGAAGATGCAGTGGTCGCGGTAGGCGGTGATGATGGCGTCCTTTTTGGTGATGGCCGCCTCGAGGCCGATGGCGACGGCCTCCTGGCCGTCGTAGAGGTGGCAGAACCCGCGGATGAGCTTGGACTTATAGAGAGAGTCAGCGGCGATCTCCATGCGGCGCATCAAAGTCATGTCGCGGAAGAAGGAGAGGAGCTCGGAGGGTGTGGTGTCGACGAGGCGCGAGGGTGGCTCGATCTTGTGCCCAGTGAAGGGGACGCTGGTCTCGACGGCGATCGGGGGCTGGCCGCTAGCGGATGAGGCGAAAGGCCGGAGGAGGAGGTGATGGTGGCGGAGGGGGAGAGATGCTGCAGagaggcggcgagcggcggcggccaTGGAGGAAGATGGAAGCCGGAGGATCTGCGAGGAAGGCGCAAAGAATGGAAGGTGGAAAGGCTTTTCTCTGCACATGGCGTCGTCAAATATCTGTCAACGGAAAAGTTGAGATGCCCCATCGGACGGCTGCAGTTCACCCGTCAACAATAGTCCTGTTACAGCAATAACGCATTTTGCACCGCAACAAATCACCAAACCAAACACTCAATCGATCCGAACCGTTAAATCTTGGTTTCTGGTATATCGTACGGTCTGCGTTCTTTGGTATTCTTTTGGGTGTCTGTGTTTTGTTTTTAGAAATGAGAGTCAAGCAATGGTTTGGCGGCCTTTGGGAAGCAGTTTGGCCAGTTGAGGCCGTAACCATAAGCAACGAATAACCAAGTCGTATAAGCCAATCCCATTAATTTAGGTCAAATCAGGGTTTGcaattatttatgttttttttcctttcctcGGTGTGCTTTAATTTAAATAATAGAAATTTAATTGGGGCAATTACAATTTGGTAGCATTAAGACTTGCCAACTATTGAGCGATGGATTTAATTCGTTAGCTTTGGCAAATATGTCTTTTCATTTATTCTTTAATCattgtttttaaaaaatatttttaaatatctaaaaaataaatgtaattttcTAATATTCGTTAGCTTGAAAGAGGAAGAAATTGAGTATTTAGATCGACGATGATGTTTTGATTGTCATTTAGAATTatcaaataaatctttattaatattaTGAGTTTTATTTATATCCTATACCATGATGCCTTCATAAAATTTAGTTAACCCTAGAGGACTTGTTATTGATCTACTCCACCTTGGCTAGCTTCACGAGAGACTCTATAACTTCCCTTAGTACCATCGACCTTTATGTCACATTTGCATCCGAAACTTATTTGAAGACAATTAAGATAAGTATTTGACCGTGAATGTCTTATCGATATAATATAATCATTAGATATTTAATTATCAATCGACTTTATGTAATGATATTAATATACTACATGATACCAAAGTTTTGAGGTGACCTTAGGAAGTAGAGACAATATTATATGACTTTAATATCTCTtatataaaatatgatattattagtCTATCAAATAAACTTAAGAGGGCCAACATCTGTTAAGACTCTTCTAGATCTAAACCTATAAGATCACACAATCGGAATTAATGTTATTATACCAGAAGAGCAAAGATATGAGCCTGATGATTTTTTATATAGTTAAACTCAAAAATATTTGCTCAGTCATCAAATAATATGTTTGACATTGATCGAATTACGTATGATACAACATCAACACAATATAAAACCCCCACCATCATTCAATTCATCAAAATTCATGCAAGTTCCCCTTAGATTGCTAATAGATAATTGTTAATGATTAACACATGATTTCATAACTTATTGATGATTGAGTGATGCAAATAATTGTTCTTAATATTTAACACAATCTTAAACTAATGATTATCCACCACACTATATAAAAACCCTCCATGTGCAAATTTAGAGGGTGATTAAAATCTTCAAGATCTTACTAACTTAAGTATTATATGAGTTTTATCGAATATACTCGATATAGTTTCTGTATTATATCCAAGTAAATCTTCCTTGACATATCAACCTAATGTATTTTTGGAAGTAAATCTCAATTAACTTCAAACATCTGTATGTGTTGAACAATCGGAATATATTATAACAGTTCAAACCAAAATTTAAACAATTTTTTAatcgaatatttttttattttttatatttatttcttacatatatatatatatattattgtgatAGAACaacttaggaaaaaaaaaagcttgCCCGTCAacaattaaaatttattaagaacATTGTGGTAATTATTTTAAAGAGCAGAGTCTAAGATATATAGGTTGATACATGTGTGTCAATTTTGGTCTAGAACTAATAtaagatatattaagaaattattCTTAAATATCTGCTGATACTATTAGAATTGACTATAAATCAGAATTCGGCTGAACAGAATGAACAGTAAATTAGAACTAACAACTATTTCTATCTCCAATATCGAGAAGCATACCATTCTATTGTCGATGAAGTTAAGCCAATGATAtttctcttttattattattttttaaaaataaaatattttaaaaaataagctcCCATTTTCCTTTTTTCCTAAAAATAATATGTTACATGGCAATGTctcatttttatattaatttatgtTGCGATATTAGCTCAATCATTCAAAAACATGATATGCTGCCACGCATGTAATTTTAACCCTATCCTGTTCGAAACAATAATACCAGCCTCCACGCGGCCGCCCGGCTTCTGTTGGCTTCCGCCCTTCGATACGGCGAGGGAGGGAGATCTCTCCGTCCACAACACTATAGGTTGCTATCGAGCTCAATTACGAATCTTAAAGCGTTTTGGACGCCGTGGATCATCCCAACTCCATGTTCTCTCGTCGTAACCCCGTGTTTCGTCTAATTAGTCGCACGGTCCGGTTTATTATTGACCGTGCGCATCGCTTCTAAAACCGACCCCCTTCTCTCATTCTTTCGTCTCGATTCGACCGTCGAGGAAGAAAGAAGCTGTCGTGTGGCGGTGTCGCTGACGCCACCCTCCACCCTCCCTCCCAACACCCGATCTCCCATCCCTAACGCGTGGAGGATTCAGATCTTGATCGCCCCCGATATCTGTTGTCTGTCTGGTTTCGTTCGGTTTGGGGTTTGAAATCGAGTTTCAGATCCGGATCTTGCCACCCGATCGGGGATTCTCGTGGATTCCAGCTCGAAATCCGTGAGCCCAGGGCCCGAGGGTTGGCCTTTGATCCATCGCTGCCGAGATACGGACCTATCTTGCCTTGCCGTCGATGGAGGCAATGGAGGAGTTGAGCCAGCTCGCGGAGTCCATGATGCAGGCCGCCGCACTCCTCGCGGACGAGGACGTCGACGAGGGATCGACCAAGCGGAGGACGTCCACCTTTCTCAACGTCGTCGCTCTCGGCAATGTCGTAAGTCCTCCTTTCTTACCCTAATCTTTGTCGCTTTCCTTTTTTGGCCCTACTTCATTACTCCTACCTTAATCTCCCAAGAGGACGCACAATTATTTGCTTAATTTGGCAATCCTTTGGTGAATTCCAATTTTAGGGTTCAATCTTAGTCTATGCTTGTTGCTTGTTTCTTTTATCTTTGCTTCTATCTTTCTTGTAAACGTGATTTCAGGGTGCTGGCAAATCAGCAGTGTTGAACAGTTTAATCGGACATCCCGTCCTGGTATTGGTGAATTCGAAATTAGAATTCTAGttttttaattgtttcatcttCTATTACCCACAGCCTGCTGTCAAATTAACGATCTCACTGCAGCCGACAGGAGAAAATGGTGCAACTCGGGCTCCTATAAGCGTTGATCTGCAAAGAGATGGCTCGCTGAGCAGTAAATCAATTGTTTTACAAATTGACGGCAAATCCCAGCAGGTTTCTGCAAGTAAGAACCCTTGAATCCGTCGAATGAACTTCTTAATTAATTTCGATGTTACAACTTGAGGAGTTTCTTCATTTGCAGATCGGCTATATAGTCTTAAAATTGACACAATATTTTGTTATTCTTAGGTGCTCTCAGGCATTCCCTCCAGGACAGGCTAAGCAAGGGCTCAGGAAGGAGCCGCACAGATGAAATCTATTTGAAGCTTCGGACTAGCACAGGTTTACCAATTTCTTCTTCCTTTGCTGTTGTTTTGTTTATACTCACTGTGCAGAACAGTTATAGTACTTTCTTTAGGTCTATTGGTGAATGGTTGCATTTTCAATCTCTTATTTATACTTTGAATGGTTGATTTATTGTGGCATAGGTACTTTTGTTGCACCACTTTATGTTACCACTGTTTATGTGTCAGCTTGAACATAGTGTATTCTTTCCATCACTCTTTACTTTCTGCTTTTAGTGAAAATTATTAAAGTGGTCCTGCTTATAGTTCATGTAATTTGTTTGCTCATGTGGTGATTAGTTAATTATTTCCAAGATTTTAAtgtcttctctcttttctttttaattttttggtaAATGCATATGTTTTAGCCTTTCAATATATTTGAAGAAGCCTATGATGTACTCACATAGTGCATTCAACTCCAGTGATATTTTGCCTTGATTCTCTAAATGTCATTCGTCTCATATTGTATTTTCTACGGAGCTTGATGTATACAATTTTGAGATCTTGGTTTTGTACTTTTCTTTCGCTTTATatgaattaatttatatataccaACAGTATATGATACATATTACTTGCGCATGTATGTTATCAACAAGAGAAGGTGTATGGTGCTACTTTGGGATGGTGGTCATCGTTTATTGTTTGCGTGTCGTCTGTTAgaaaatatcaatttttttattgatgatatcatgcacttatatgtgaaaaattacaaattaaaaaaaaatctataatcacAGGTATAT
Proteins encoded:
- the LOC103990542 gene encoding pyruvate dehydrogenase E1 component subunit alpha-1, mitochondrial — protein: MCREKPFHLPFFAPSSQILRLPSSSMAAAARRLSAASLPLRHHHLLLRPFASSASGQPPIAVETSVPFTGHKIEPPSRLVDTTPSELLSFFRDMTLMRRMEIAADSLYKSKLIRGFCHLYDGQEAVAIGLEAAITKKDAIITAYRDHCIFLARGGSLVESYAELMGRRSGCSKGKGGSMHFYKKDSGFFGGHGIVGAQVPLGCGLAFAQKYTKEGTVSFALYGDGAANQGQLFEALNISALWDLPVILVCENNHYGMGTAEWRAAKSPAYYKRGDYVPGLKVDGMDVLAVKQACKFAKEYALQNGPIILEMDTYRYHGHSMSDPGSTYRTRDEITGVRQERDPIERIRKLILSNEVATASELKDIEKEVRKEVDDAIAQAKEIPMPDPSELFTNVYVKGFGAEVFGADRKEVKAVLP